A genomic stretch from Megachile rotundata isolate GNS110a chromosome 1, iyMegRotu1, whole genome shotgun sequence includes:
- the LOC100878596 gene encoding alpha-N-acetylgalactosaminidase isoform X5 has product MLQMIRIWCLLVSVVNLTLALDNGLVKTPPMGWLAWERFRCNTDCKNDPDNCISDRLFRTMADIIVAEGYAAVGYEYINVDDCWLEKDRDIHGQLVPDRQRFPYGMKSLANYIHSKGLKFGIYEDFGNYTCAGYPGILGYLETDALTFASWDVDYVKLDGCYSHPSEMDRGYPEFGFYLNQTGRPMVYSCSWPVYQVYAGMQPNYTAITEHCNLWRNFDDIQDSWNSLETIIDYYGNNQDVIVPNAGPGHWNDPDMLIIGNFGLSYEQSKTQMALWAILAAPLLMSVDLRTIRPEYKAILQNKKIIAVDQDPLGIQGRRIYKHKGIEIWARPITPVYQNYFSYAIAFVNRRTDGTPSDVSVTLKELGLQYPGGYSVEDLYEDVNYGVLTPQTKIKVKVNPSGVVILRCDLHLDDIFENNQFSQFTPSNQVFKVRQNTFK; this is encoded by the exons ATGTTGCAGATGATACGGATATGGTGTTTGCTTGTGTCAGTGGTAAATTTGACATTGGCCCTAGATAATGGTCTCGTGAAAACACCACCAATGGGGTGGCTTGCTTGGGAACGATTTAGGTGTAACACAGACTGCAAAAATGATCCTGACAATTGCATCAG TGATAGACTGTTTCGCACAATGGCAGACATTATTGTGGCAGAAGGATATGCTGCAGTTGGATATGAATATATTAATGTTGACGACTGTTGGTTGGAAAAAGATAGAGACATTCATGGTCAATTAGTTCCTGACAGACAAAGATTTCCCTATGGCATGAAAAGTCTTGCAAATTAT ATTCATTCGAAAGGTCTTAAGTTTGGTATTTATGAGGATTTTGGTAACTACACATGTGCTGGTTATCCTGGAATATTAGGATACTTAGAAACAGATGCACTTACATTTGCATCTTGGGATGTTGATTATGTAAAATTAGATGGATGCTACTCACATCCTTCTGAAATGGATAGag GATATCCTGAATTTggattttatttaaatcaaaCTGGTCGGCCTATGGTGTATTCTTGTAGTTGGccagtttatcaagtttatgcTGGTATGCAG CCAAACTATACTGCCATAACAGAACACTGTAATTTATGGAGAAATTTCGATGATATACAAGACTCATGGAATAGTTTAGAAACTATCATAGATTATTATGGAAACAATCAAGATGTGATTGTTCCAAATGCTGGACCAGGTCATTGGAATGATCCAGATATGTTGATCATCGGTAATTTTGGTTTAAGTTATGAACAAAGCAAAACACAAATGGCATTGTGGGCTATATTAGCTGCACCTTTATTAATGTCCGTTGATCTACGAACAATTAGGCCTGAATATAAAGCTAttttacaaaacaaaaaaatcATTGCCGTGGATCAAGATCCGTTAGGTATACAGGGTCGACGTATTTACAAA CATAAAGGTATCGAAATATGGGCAAGGCCAATAACTCCTGTCTATCAGAATTATTTCTCTTATGCCATAGCATTTGTCAATAGAAGAACAGATGGTACACCTTCTGATGTGTCTGTTACACTGAAGGAACTTGGGTTACAATATCCTGGTGGATACAGTGTAGAG GATTTGTACGAAGACGTGAATTATGGTGTTTTAACACCACAGACAAAAATTAAGGTAAAGGTAAATCCGTCCGGTGTTGTGATATTGCGATGTGACTTACATTTAgatgatatttttgaaaataatcaattttcccaatttacaCCGTCGAATCAGGTGTTCAAAGTCAgacaaaatacatttaaataa
- the LOC100878596 gene encoding alpha-N-acetylgalactosaminidase isoform X3 produces MRFCRMLQMIRIWCLLVSVVNLTLALDNGLVKTPPMGWLAWERFRCNTDCKNDPDNCISDRLFRTMADIIVAEGYAAVGYEYINVDDCWLEKDRDIHGQLVPDRQRFPYGMKSLANYIHSKGLKFGIYEDFGNYTCAGYPGILGYLETDALTFASWDVDYVKLDGCYSHPSEMDRGYPEFGFYLNQTGRPMVYSCSWPVYQVYAGMQPNYTAITEHCNLWRNFDDIQDSWNSLETIIDYYGNNQDVIVPNAGPGHWNDPDMLIIGNFGLSYEQSKTQMALWAILAAPLLMSVDLRTIRPEYKAILQNKKIIAVDQDPLGIQGRRIYKHKGIEIWARPITPVYQNYFSYAIAFVNRRTDGTPSDVSVTLKELGLQYPGGYSVEDLYEDVNYGVLTPQTKIKVKVNPSGVVILRCDLHLDDIFENNQFSQFTPSNQVFKVRQNTFK; encoded by the exons ATGCGTTTTTGCAGAATGTTGCAGATGATACGGATATGGTGTTTGCTTGTGTCAGTGGTAAATTTGACATTGGCCCTAGATAATGGTCTCGTGAAAACACCACCAATGGGGTGGCTTGCTTGGGAACGATTTAGGTGTAACACAGACTGCAAAAATGATCCTGACAATTGCATCAG TGATAGACTGTTTCGCACAATGGCAGACATTATTGTGGCAGAAGGATATGCTGCAGTTGGATATGAATATATTAATGTTGACGACTGTTGGTTGGAAAAAGATAGAGACATTCATGGTCAATTAGTTCCTGACAGACAAAGATTTCCCTATGGCATGAAAAGTCTTGCAAATTAT ATTCATTCGAAAGGTCTTAAGTTTGGTATTTATGAGGATTTTGGTAACTACACATGTGCTGGTTATCCTGGAATATTAGGATACTTAGAAACAGATGCACTTACATTTGCATCTTGGGATGTTGATTATGTAAAATTAGATGGATGCTACTCACATCCTTCTGAAATGGATAGag GATATCCTGAATTTggattttatttaaatcaaaCTGGTCGGCCTATGGTGTATTCTTGTAGTTGGccagtttatcaagtttatgcTGGTATGCAG CCAAACTATACTGCCATAACAGAACACTGTAATTTATGGAGAAATTTCGATGATATACAAGACTCATGGAATAGTTTAGAAACTATCATAGATTATTATGGAAACAATCAAGATGTGATTGTTCCAAATGCTGGACCAGGTCATTGGAATGATCCAGATATGTTGATCATCGGTAATTTTGGTTTAAGTTATGAACAAAGCAAAACACAAATGGCATTGTGGGCTATATTAGCTGCACCTTTATTAATGTCCGTTGATCTACGAACAATTAGGCCTGAATATAAAGCTAttttacaaaacaaaaaaatcATTGCCGTGGATCAAGATCCGTTAGGTATACAGGGTCGACGTATTTACAAA CATAAAGGTATCGAAATATGGGCAAGGCCAATAACTCCTGTCTATCAGAATTATTTCTCTTATGCCATAGCATTTGTCAATAGAAGAACAGATGGTACACCTTCTGATGTGTCTGTTACACTGAAGGAACTTGGGTTACAATATCCTGGTGGATACAGTGTAGAG GATTTGTACGAAGACGTGAATTATGGTGTTTTAACACCACAGACAAAAATTAAGGTAAAGGTAAATCCGTCCGGTGTTGTGATATTGCGATGTGACTTACATTTAgatgatatttttgaaaataatcaattttcccaatttacaCCGTCGAATCAGGTGTTCAAAGTCAgacaaaatacatttaaataa
- the LOC100878596 gene encoding alpha-N-acetylgalactosaminidase isoform X1 yields MSVRNNDCRSRMLQMIRIWCLLVSVVNLTLALDNGLVKTPPMGWLAWERFRCNTDCKNDPDNCISDRLFRTMADIIVAEGYAAVGYEYINVDDCWLEKDRDIHGQLVPDRQRFPYGMKSLANYIHSKGLKFGIYEDFGNYTCAGYPGILGYLETDALTFASWDVDYVKLDGCYSHPSEMDRGYPEFGFYLNQTGRPMVYSCSWPVYQVYAGMQPNYTAITEHCNLWRNFDDIQDSWNSLETIIDYYGNNQDVIVPNAGPGHWNDPDMLIIGNFGLSYEQSKTQMALWAILAAPLLMSVDLRTIRPEYKAILQNKKIIAVDQDPLGIQGRRIYKHKGIEIWARPITPVYQNYFSYAIAFVNRRTDGTPSDVSVTLKELGLQYPGGYSVEDLYEDVNYGVLTPQTKIKVKVNPSGVVILRCDLHLDDIFENNQFSQFTPSNQVFKVRQNTFK; encoded by the exons ATGTCAGTGCGTAACAATGACTGCCGTTCGAG AATGTTGCAGATGATACGGATATGGTGTTTGCTTGTGTCAGTGGTAAATTTGACATTGGCCCTAGATAATGGTCTCGTGAAAACACCACCAATGGGGTGGCTTGCTTGGGAACGATTTAGGTGTAACACAGACTGCAAAAATGATCCTGACAATTGCATCAG TGATAGACTGTTTCGCACAATGGCAGACATTATTGTGGCAGAAGGATATGCTGCAGTTGGATATGAATATATTAATGTTGACGACTGTTGGTTGGAAAAAGATAGAGACATTCATGGTCAATTAGTTCCTGACAGACAAAGATTTCCCTATGGCATGAAAAGTCTTGCAAATTAT ATTCATTCGAAAGGTCTTAAGTTTGGTATTTATGAGGATTTTGGTAACTACACATGTGCTGGTTATCCTGGAATATTAGGATACTTAGAAACAGATGCACTTACATTTGCATCTTGGGATGTTGATTATGTAAAATTAGATGGATGCTACTCACATCCTTCTGAAATGGATAGag GATATCCTGAATTTggattttatttaaatcaaaCTGGTCGGCCTATGGTGTATTCTTGTAGTTGGccagtttatcaagtttatgcTGGTATGCAG CCAAACTATACTGCCATAACAGAACACTGTAATTTATGGAGAAATTTCGATGATATACAAGACTCATGGAATAGTTTAGAAACTATCATAGATTATTATGGAAACAATCAAGATGTGATTGTTCCAAATGCTGGACCAGGTCATTGGAATGATCCAGATATGTTGATCATCGGTAATTTTGGTTTAAGTTATGAACAAAGCAAAACACAAATGGCATTGTGGGCTATATTAGCTGCACCTTTATTAATGTCCGTTGATCTACGAACAATTAGGCCTGAATATAAAGCTAttttacaaaacaaaaaaatcATTGCCGTGGATCAAGATCCGTTAGGTATACAGGGTCGACGTATTTACAAA CATAAAGGTATCGAAATATGGGCAAGGCCAATAACTCCTGTCTATCAGAATTATTTCTCTTATGCCATAGCATTTGTCAATAGAAGAACAGATGGTACACCTTCTGATGTGTCTGTTACACTGAAGGAACTTGGGTTACAATATCCTGGTGGATACAGTGTAGAG GATTTGTACGAAGACGTGAATTATGGTGTTTTAACACCACAGACAAAAATTAAGGTAAAGGTAAATCCGTCCGGTGTTGTGATATTGCGATGTGACTTACATTTAgatgatatttttgaaaataatcaattttcccaatttacaCCGTCGAATCAGGTGTTCAAAGTCAgacaaaatacatttaaataa
- the LOC100878596 gene encoding alpha-N-acetylgalactosaminidase isoform X4, whose amino-acid sequence MIMLQMIRIWCLLVSVVNLTLALDNGLVKTPPMGWLAWERFRCNTDCKNDPDNCISDRLFRTMADIIVAEGYAAVGYEYINVDDCWLEKDRDIHGQLVPDRQRFPYGMKSLANYIHSKGLKFGIYEDFGNYTCAGYPGILGYLETDALTFASWDVDYVKLDGCYSHPSEMDRGYPEFGFYLNQTGRPMVYSCSWPVYQVYAGMQPNYTAITEHCNLWRNFDDIQDSWNSLETIIDYYGNNQDVIVPNAGPGHWNDPDMLIIGNFGLSYEQSKTQMALWAILAAPLLMSVDLRTIRPEYKAILQNKKIIAVDQDPLGIQGRRIYKHKGIEIWARPITPVYQNYFSYAIAFVNRRTDGTPSDVSVTLKELGLQYPGGYSVEDLYEDVNYGVLTPQTKIKVKVNPSGVVILRCDLHLDDIFENNQFSQFTPSNQVFKVRQNTFK is encoded by the exons ATGAT AATGTTGCAGATGATACGGATATGGTGTTTGCTTGTGTCAGTGGTAAATTTGACATTGGCCCTAGATAATGGTCTCGTGAAAACACCACCAATGGGGTGGCTTGCTTGGGAACGATTTAGGTGTAACACAGACTGCAAAAATGATCCTGACAATTGCATCAG TGATAGACTGTTTCGCACAATGGCAGACATTATTGTGGCAGAAGGATATGCTGCAGTTGGATATGAATATATTAATGTTGACGACTGTTGGTTGGAAAAAGATAGAGACATTCATGGTCAATTAGTTCCTGACAGACAAAGATTTCCCTATGGCATGAAAAGTCTTGCAAATTAT ATTCATTCGAAAGGTCTTAAGTTTGGTATTTATGAGGATTTTGGTAACTACACATGTGCTGGTTATCCTGGAATATTAGGATACTTAGAAACAGATGCACTTACATTTGCATCTTGGGATGTTGATTATGTAAAATTAGATGGATGCTACTCACATCCTTCTGAAATGGATAGag GATATCCTGAATTTggattttatttaaatcaaaCTGGTCGGCCTATGGTGTATTCTTGTAGTTGGccagtttatcaagtttatgcTGGTATGCAG CCAAACTATACTGCCATAACAGAACACTGTAATTTATGGAGAAATTTCGATGATATACAAGACTCATGGAATAGTTTAGAAACTATCATAGATTATTATGGAAACAATCAAGATGTGATTGTTCCAAATGCTGGACCAGGTCATTGGAATGATCCAGATATGTTGATCATCGGTAATTTTGGTTTAAGTTATGAACAAAGCAAAACACAAATGGCATTGTGGGCTATATTAGCTGCACCTTTATTAATGTCCGTTGATCTACGAACAATTAGGCCTGAATATAAAGCTAttttacaaaacaaaaaaatcATTGCCGTGGATCAAGATCCGTTAGGTATACAGGGTCGACGTATTTACAAA CATAAAGGTATCGAAATATGGGCAAGGCCAATAACTCCTGTCTATCAGAATTATTTCTCTTATGCCATAGCATTTGTCAATAGAAGAACAGATGGTACACCTTCTGATGTGTCTGTTACACTGAAGGAACTTGGGTTACAATATCCTGGTGGATACAGTGTAGAG GATTTGTACGAAGACGTGAATTATGGTGTTTTAACACCACAGACAAAAATTAAGGTAAAGGTAAATCCGTCCGGTGTTGTGATATTGCGATGTGACTTACATTTAgatgatatttttgaaaataatcaattttcccaatttacaCCGTCGAATCAGGTGTTCAAAGTCAgacaaaatacatttaaataa
- the LOC100878596 gene encoding alpha-N-acetylgalactosaminidase isoform X2, translating to MLRTHNFSYTMLQMIRIWCLLVSVVNLTLALDNGLVKTPPMGWLAWERFRCNTDCKNDPDNCISDRLFRTMADIIVAEGYAAVGYEYINVDDCWLEKDRDIHGQLVPDRQRFPYGMKSLANYIHSKGLKFGIYEDFGNYTCAGYPGILGYLETDALTFASWDVDYVKLDGCYSHPSEMDRGYPEFGFYLNQTGRPMVYSCSWPVYQVYAGMQPNYTAITEHCNLWRNFDDIQDSWNSLETIIDYYGNNQDVIVPNAGPGHWNDPDMLIIGNFGLSYEQSKTQMALWAILAAPLLMSVDLRTIRPEYKAILQNKKIIAVDQDPLGIQGRRIYKHKGIEIWARPITPVYQNYFSYAIAFVNRRTDGTPSDVSVTLKELGLQYPGGYSVEDLYEDVNYGVLTPQTKIKVKVNPSGVVILRCDLHLDDIFENNQFSQFTPSNQVFKVRQNTFK from the exons ATGCTACGTACACACAATTTCAGTTATAC AATGTTGCAGATGATACGGATATGGTGTTTGCTTGTGTCAGTGGTAAATTTGACATTGGCCCTAGATAATGGTCTCGTGAAAACACCACCAATGGGGTGGCTTGCTTGGGAACGATTTAGGTGTAACACAGACTGCAAAAATGATCCTGACAATTGCATCAG TGATAGACTGTTTCGCACAATGGCAGACATTATTGTGGCAGAAGGATATGCTGCAGTTGGATATGAATATATTAATGTTGACGACTGTTGGTTGGAAAAAGATAGAGACATTCATGGTCAATTAGTTCCTGACAGACAAAGATTTCCCTATGGCATGAAAAGTCTTGCAAATTAT ATTCATTCGAAAGGTCTTAAGTTTGGTATTTATGAGGATTTTGGTAACTACACATGTGCTGGTTATCCTGGAATATTAGGATACTTAGAAACAGATGCACTTACATTTGCATCTTGGGATGTTGATTATGTAAAATTAGATGGATGCTACTCACATCCTTCTGAAATGGATAGag GATATCCTGAATTTggattttatttaaatcaaaCTGGTCGGCCTATGGTGTATTCTTGTAGTTGGccagtttatcaagtttatgcTGGTATGCAG CCAAACTATACTGCCATAACAGAACACTGTAATTTATGGAGAAATTTCGATGATATACAAGACTCATGGAATAGTTTAGAAACTATCATAGATTATTATGGAAACAATCAAGATGTGATTGTTCCAAATGCTGGACCAGGTCATTGGAATGATCCAGATATGTTGATCATCGGTAATTTTGGTTTAAGTTATGAACAAAGCAAAACACAAATGGCATTGTGGGCTATATTAGCTGCACCTTTATTAATGTCCGTTGATCTACGAACAATTAGGCCTGAATATAAAGCTAttttacaaaacaaaaaaatcATTGCCGTGGATCAAGATCCGTTAGGTATACAGGGTCGACGTATTTACAAA CATAAAGGTATCGAAATATGGGCAAGGCCAATAACTCCTGTCTATCAGAATTATTTCTCTTATGCCATAGCATTTGTCAATAGAAGAACAGATGGTACACCTTCTGATGTGTCTGTTACACTGAAGGAACTTGGGTTACAATATCCTGGTGGATACAGTGTAGAG GATTTGTACGAAGACGTGAATTATGGTGTTTTAACACCACAGACAAAAATTAAGGTAAAGGTAAATCCGTCCGGTGTTGTGATATTGCGATGTGACTTACATTTAgatgatatttttgaaaataatcaattttcccaatttacaCCGTCGAATCAGGTGTTCAAAGTCAgacaaaatacatttaaataa